The Macrobrachium rosenbergii isolate ZJJX-2024 chromosome 46, ASM4041242v1, whole genome shotgun sequence genome has a window encoding:
- the LOC136830425 gene encoding uncharacterized protein gives MLSDSATMFVVASEYLKTMSENPKVKEHLLDIKCNWKFIPARAPWFGAIWERLKGLLKQCQKMIVSQVLLSFEELTCILAELEGIISDIPLSYTPGNLNQLEILTPNHLILGRKFKSFPRDVVNWEEISADPPYGQKEFTGKRFLCVSRLCNNLRKRWEREYLTTLRETHRVGTMHCSWPRIGEVVLIHDGPRSKWKLGQVIELHMGLPTSSTRSHVTSLSPSSSDNSQYTLPSTGASGAVERRPNRKHREKEKAQLRHS, from the exons ATGTTGAGTGACAGTGCCACTATGTTTGTAGTGGCATCAGAATATCTTAAGACCATGTCTGAGAATCCCAAGGTAAAAGaacatctgttagatataaagtgtaactggaagttcattccagcaagagcaccatggtttggtgctatatgggaAAGGCTGAAAGGACTTCTTAAGCAATGCCAAAAAATGATTGTAAGCCAAGTCTTACTCAGTTTTGAAGAACTGACCTGTATACTGGCAGAACTAGAAGGAATCATCAGTGATATACCATTAAGTTACACGCCTGGGAATTTGAATCAgttggaaattttaacccctaaccatttgattcttggaagaaaatttaagtccttcccaagagatgtggtaaattgggaagagatctctGCTGACCCTCCCTATGGACAGAAAGAGTTCACCGGGAAAAGATTCCTGTGTGTATCGAGGTTGTGCAACAACCTGAGgaaaagatgggagagggagtattTAACAACATTAAGAGAGACCCATCGAGTAGGAACGATGCACTGTTCCTGGCCCAGGATAGGGGAAGTAGTCCTCATTCATGAcgggccaaggagcaagtggaagttgggccaagtgatcgagttacaTATGGG TCTTCCTACTTCTTCCACCCGATCTCACGTCAcctccctttctccttcctcctctgacAACTCCCAGTACACTCTCCCCTCTACAGGTGCTTCAGGAGCTGTCGAAAGGAGGCCCAACAGAAAGCATCGTGAGAAGGAAAAGGCTCAACTTCGTCACAGTTGA